The sequence GGTGCGGGCCCACCGGCCCATGGCCGACGCGCTCGGGTTCGCTCTCTTGGCGGTGGCGTTCGCGGCGCTCGGCATGGTCGGGCTCTGGACCGTGTTCTCGGCGCTGCCCGAGCCGGTCTCGCCGTGGTGGTCGCTGGCCACCGCGCTGCCGGCGTGCGCGCTGGTGTTGCAGCGCGACCGGGCTCCGATGGCACTGCTGTGGGTGTCGCTCGCGCTGCTCGTGGTCGACCTGGTCACGGTCGGCGGCATCGTCACGCTCATCGTCGTGCTCGACCTCTTGTATGCCGCGACCGTGGCCGCATCCCCGGCGCGCCGCCGCCGCATCCTCGCCGGGATCGCGGTGGCGGTCGCTGCGATCGGGGTCGCCGCGCTGGCCGCGGCCGACGACATCCGCATCGCTCTGCTCATGTCGCTGCAGCTCGGAGCCCTCGCCGGGATGGACTACTGGTACGCGACGTCGGTCGCGCAGGCGCACGAGCTCGTCGCGCTGCACCGGGAACGCGCCGAGGACGCGGAGCGGCTCGCCGCGCGCGACCGTGACGAGGCGGTGCGCCGCGAGCGCGAGCAGATGGCCCGCGAGCTTCACGACCTCGTCGCGGGGCACGTCTCGGCGATCGCCATCCGCGCCGAGGCGGCGCTCTCGGTCGAGGCCACGGCCGGCTCCGATCGCGCCGCTCTCCATGCCGTGCGCGACTCGAGCCTCGAGGCGCATCAGGCGCTGCGGTCGATGATCTCGGTGCTGCGCACCGGCGACGGGATGATCGCCGCACCCCGGCGCGATGCGCTGCCCGCGCTCGTCGACGATGCACGCCGGCATGGACTGACGGTGACGCTCGACGATGCGCTGCCCAGCGGCATCCCTTCGCCCGTCGATCAGGCGGTCACCCGCATCGTGCAGGAGTCGCTCGCGAACTGCGTGCGCCACGCGGCCGGAGCCGACGTGGAGGTGGTGCTCGACGCGGTCGCGCAGGGCGTCCGCGTGCGCGTGGACTCGCGCGGCGGCAGCGCGGTGACGCACCCGCCGATCCGGGGCAGCGGCTGGGGTCTCGAGCTCCTGCGCGAGCGGGCACGGGCGCTCGGCGGCCGCCTGGACGCCGAGCCGACCGACGCCGGTTGGTCGGTGCGGGCGACGATACCCCTCGAGGTCGCCGCGTGACCCGGCCCCGCGTGCTGCTCGCCGACGATCACGGCGCGATTCGAGAGGGCCTGCGGATCATGCTCGAGGCGCACGGCATCGAGGTGGTCGGCGAGGCGGCCGACGGTGCGGTCGCGGTGCGCAACGCCGCGGCCCTGCGACCCGAGGTGGTGCTCATGGACCTGCGGATGCCCGGTGTCGACGGCGTGTCCGCGACCCGCGAGATCGTCGAGGCGGGATCGGCCGCCGTGCTCGTGCTCACGAGCTTCGACGAAGACGACCTCGTCGAAGGTGCGCTGCGCGCCGGCGCGGCGGGGTTCCTCCTGAAGACGACGGATGCCGCGACTCTCGTCGACGCCGTGCGCCGCGTGTCCGCGGGCGAGGGGGTACTGGATCCGCGCGTGACGCGACGCGCGCTGTCGCTGATCCCGCGCGGCCCGGACGACGCCGGATCGACGCCCGACGCGGGGGCGGCGGGGCTGGAGCTTCTCACCGTGCGCGAACGTGAGGTGCTCGATGCGATGCGCGCGGGCCGCTCGAACCAGCAGCTCTCGGAAGACCTCGGCATCTCGGTCGCCACCGTGAAGACCCACGTCTCGAACGTGCTCGCCAAGCTCGGCGCCCGAAGCCGTGCCCACGCCGTCGCGCTCGCCGCGGGCCAGTCCTGACGGCGGCCGCACGGGTCAGGGGCCCCGGCGGCCGCCGTACGTCACAGCCGCGACGTGCGACGTCGGGCGAAGAAGACGTAGAGCCCGAGCACGATGATCGACCCGAGGATCGACCCGATGATGCCCGCCGGCTGCAGGAATCCGCCGTTCGGGTCGGCCCCGAAGAGCAGGAATCCGAGGAACCCGCCGACGAACGAGCCCACGATGCCCAGGACGATCGTCATGAGGATGCCCATGCTCTGCTTGCCGGGAATGATGGCGCGGGCGATGAGACCTGCGATGAGGCCGATGATGATGAGGCCGAGGATGGTCCAGAGCATGATCTCTCCTTCGGGTTGAGAACACCGGGCCAGGGGTGGGGTCCGGTGGGTGCCGATCACGCTAACAACGCGCCGTAGCGGGTGCGGCCACCTTCCCAAGCACCGCGCGGAGCGGTATCCTTGCGCGCCGGTGCCGGACACCCGGTGCCGCCGGTTCGCGGGACGCCGTCGTCTCGGCGCCGAGCCGCGACCGGATCACGAACGACGCTGGGGACGAAAGGTGATCGCGATGGCGATGTCTGCTCGTGCGAGCGAAGCGAAGGCCGCGGTCGATGTCGTGACCGAGTTCTTCGGGCGCATCCAGGATCTGGTCGACGACCCTGCCGCACTCGACTTCACGTTCGGCAATCCGCACGAGATGGCACTGCCGGGGCTCCCCGCGGCGATCCGTGCGCAGGCCGAGCCGCAGTCCGTGGACTGGTTCGCGTACAAGACCAGCGAGCGCGGGGCGCAGGAGGTCGTCGCGGCCGGGCTCGCGTCGGAACTCGGTCTCGCCTTCGAGCCCGACGACATCGCGATGACGCAGGGCGCGTTCGGCGCGATGTCGCTGGCGCTGGCGCTGCTGGCGGATGCCGGAGACGAGGTGGTCATCCCCGTCCCGGGCTGGTTCTGCTACGAGCCGATGCTGCACGCGTACAACCTCGTGCCCGTGCCCGCGGCTCTCGATGCGGCGACCTTCGATCTCGACATCGACGCGATCGCCCGTGCCATCACGCCGCGCACCAGGATCGTGATCGTGAACTCGCCGGCGAACCCGACCGGCCGCGTGTATCCGAAGGCGGTGTGGGAGGCGCTCGCCGACGTGCTCGAGCGGGCCTCGCGCGAGCACGGCCGTCGCATCTGGTTGATGTCGGACGAGCCGTACCGCCGCATCCGCTTCGACGGCGTCGAGTTCGCGAGCCCCGCCGGCTCCTACCCGTGGACCGTCATCGACTACAGCTACGGAAAGGTGCTGCTGGCACCCGG comes from Microbacterium cremeum and encodes:
- a CDS encoding GlsB/YeaQ/YmgE family stress response membrane protein, with amino-acid sequence MLWTILGLIIIGLIAGLIARAIIPGKQSMGILMTIVLGIVGSFVGGFLGFLLFGADPNGGFLQPAGIIGSILGSIIVLGLYVFFARRRTSRL
- a CDS encoding sensor histidine kinase, which codes for MSGTMRQGATAPSRSAAPAAAAADRDAGVVAWVRAHRPMADALGFALLAVAFAALGMVGLWTVFSALPEPVSPWWSLATALPACALVLQRDRAPMALLWVSLALLVVDLVTVGGIVTLIVVLDLLYAATVAASPARRRRILAGIAVAVAAIGVAALAAADDIRIALLMSLQLGALAGMDYWYATSVAQAHELVALHRERAEDAERLAARDRDEAVRREREQMARELHDLVAGHVSAIAIRAEAALSVEATAGSDRAALHAVRDSSLEAHQALRSMISVLRTGDGMIAAPRRDALPALVDDARRHGLTVTLDDALPSGIPSPVDQAVTRIVQESLANCVRHAAGADVEVVLDAVAQGVRVRVDSRGGSAVTHPPIRGSGWGLELLRERARALGGRLDAEPTDAGWSVRATIPLEVAA
- a CDS encoding response regulator: MLEAHGIEVVGEAADGAVAVRNAAALRPEVVLMDLRMPGVDGVSATREIVEAGSAAVLVLTSFDEDDLVEGALRAGAAGFLLKTTDAATLVDAVRRVSAGEGVLDPRVTRRALSLIPRGPDDAGSTPDAGAAGLELLTVREREVLDAMRAGRSNQQLSEDLGISVATVKTHVSNVLAKLGARSRAHAVALAAGQS
- a CDS encoding aminotransferase class I/II-fold pyridoxal phosphate-dependent enzyme, with translation MAMSARASEAKAAVDVVTEFFGRIQDLVDDPAALDFTFGNPHEMALPGLPAAIRAQAEPQSVDWFAYKTSERGAQEVVAAGLASELGLAFEPDDIAMTQGAFGAMSLALALLADAGDEVVIPVPGWFCYEPMLHAYNLVPVPAALDAATFDLDIDAIARAITPRTRIVIVNSPANPTGRVYPKAVWEALADVLERASREHGRRIWLMSDEPYRRIRFDGVEFASPAGSYPWTVIDYSYGKVLLAPGQRLGYLALSPLIPAAAREELREALMPIGLAIGWGFPDAVMQYSVPALENLSIDLAELTRKRDRLYGALTDAGLEVTRPEGTFYLWGRAPGGDSTAFCDALAARGVYLMPGTLFKRPEHFRVSLTATMDMIDRALPHLLDVTADLGRAA